A part of Arachis hypogaea cultivar Tifrunner chromosome 12, arahy.Tifrunner.gnm2.J5K5, whole genome shotgun sequence genomic DNA contains:
- the LOC114924829 gene encoding uncharacterized protein isoform X2, with the protein MRLLLSLSHELSRPCSYFRSSLRRRSRTASSLLARVENQRIRSMRALRFANQLLLLQSTEFLNSKCLMRRASTTVWQSNRLYSKLWPGSSQRRTRQRMKSYYWISSGWLHSWT; encoded by the exons ATGCGTTTGCTCCTTTCATTGTCACACGAGCTCTCTCGGCCGTGCTCTTATTTTAGGAGCTCCCTCCGCCGCCGCTCTCGCACTGCTTCTTCTCTCCTCGCCAGAG TTGAAAATCAAAGAATACGATCAATGAGAGCTCTTAGGTTTGCAAATCAGTTGTTGCTATTGCAAAGTACGGAGTTTCTAAATTCTAAG TGCCTGATGCGGAGAGCTTCAACAACAGTGTGGCAAAGCAACAG GTTGTACTCGAAACTGTGGCCAGGGTCAAGCCAAAGAAGAACGAGACAAAGGATGAAAA GTTATTACTGGATATCTTCTGGCTGGCTCCATAGTTGGACCTAG
- the LOC114924829 gene encoding uncharacterized protein isoform X3 has translation MRLLLSLSHELSRPCSYFRSSLRRRSRTASSLLARVENQRIRSMRALRFANQLLLLQSTEFLNSKCLMRRASTTVWQSNRLYSKLWPGSSQRRTRQRMKN, from the exons ATGCGTTTGCTCCTTTCATTGTCACACGAGCTCTCTCGGCCGTGCTCTTATTTTAGGAGCTCCCTCCGCCGCCGCTCTCGCACTGCTTCTTCTCTCCTCGCCAGAG TTGAAAATCAAAGAATACGATCAATGAGAGCTCTTAGGTTTGCAAATCAGTTGTTGCTATTGCAAAGTACGGAGTTTCTAAATTCTAAG TGCCTGATGCGGAGAGCTTCAACAACAGTGTGGCAAAGCAACAG GTTGTACTCGAAACTGTGGCCAGGGTCAAGCCAAAGAAGAACGAGACAAAGGATGAAAA ATTGA
- the LOC114924829 gene encoding uncharacterized protein isoform X1, with the protein MRLLLSLSHELSRPCSYFRSSLRRRSRTASSLLARVENQRIRSMRALRFANQLLLLQSTEFLNSKCLMRRASTTVWQSNRLYSKLWPGSSQRRTRQRMKSTSFYFYISISYVKCTFQLLKLGV; encoded by the exons ATGCGTTTGCTCCTTTCATTGTCACACGAGCTCTCTCGGCCGTGCTCTTATTTTAGGAGCTCCCTCCGCCGCCGCTCTCGCACTGCTTCTTCTCTCCTCGCCAGAG TTGAAAATCAAAGAATACGATCAATGAGAGCTCTTAGGTTTGCAAATCAGTTGTTGCTATTGCAAAGTACGGAGTTTCTAAATTCTAAG TGCCTGATGCGGAGAGCTTCAACAACAGTGTGGCAAAGCAACAG GTTGTACTCGAAACTGTGGCCAGGGTCAAGCCAAAGAAGAACGAGACAAAGGATGAAAAGTACTTCTTTCTATTTTTACATTAGTATTTCATATGTGAAGTGTACCTTCCAGTTACTTAAACTAGGAGTCTGA